In Dehalococcoidia bacterium, the DNA window GCCATCGAGTCGCGACGCGCTGCCGACGGCATCCGCGAAGCCGCCGAGCCACTGGGAGAGGATGACGCCGGAGTTGCCACGTGCGCTGAGCAGGGCCGCGCGGGCGACGGCGCCCGCGACTTCGCCAGCCGAAACCGCACCGTCGAGGACGGAGGCGAGCGCGGCGCCGAGCGTGCCGGCCATGTTCGCGCCGGTGTCGCCGTCGGGCACGGGGTAGACGTTGATCGCGTCGATCGCCGGCGCGTTGCGCTGCAGCCAGACCGAGGCGCCGGCGAAGGCGCGCAGCAAGTCCGCGCCGGTCAGCGGGTGATCCTGCGGCGGCCGGGGCGGTTGCCCGGTGCGGCCGGGCGCTGCGCGGCTGGTCAAGGAGATCCGCCTTCGGACAAACGAACGCCGCCGCGCTTGCCGGGCCCGGCGGCGTCTGCTAGCATTTTTCTGCCGCTTCGCGTTGGTCGCTGCATGAATTGTATCGAGGCGCTGGAAGTGGCGTCAAAGCCGCGGCGCCGCTGGCGCCGCCGTACGAGGGTGGTCTGTGGCTGCTGGCAAATGCGACATCTGCGGTAAGCACACGGTGTTTGGCCGCAACATCCGGCACCAGCACGGCGGCGGCTGGTTCCGCAAGGCGCCCGCAACGTCGCGCACCTTCAAGCCGAACGTGCACAAACAGGTGATCGTCACCGCCGGCGGGCCGCTGCGTGTCAACATCTGCACGCGCTGCCTGCGCACGACCGCCAAGGCGCCCAAAGTCCGCGCCTAGCGCAGAGCTGGCTGACTCCCAGTGCTGGCCCTT includes these proteins:
- the rpmB gene encoding 50S ribosomal protein L28, which encodes MAAGKCDICGKHTVFGRNIRHQHGGGWFRKAPATSRTFKPNVHKQVIVTAGGPLRVNICTRCLRTTAKAPKVRA